Proteins encoded together in one Rana temporaria chromosome 6, aRanTem1.1, whole genome shotgun sequence window:
- the LOC120944463 gene encoding proline-rich extensin-like protein EPR1, producing the protein MGSPANWKDIREQKTDSSLSAPQGPSRLRTPRPLTSPHPKAPHVSAPPRPLTSPHPKAPHVSAPPRPLTSPHPQGPSSLRTLKSPHPKAPHVSAPQGPSSLRTPRPLKSPHPKAPQVSAPQGPSSLRTPRPLKSPHPKAPQVSAPQGPSSLRTPRPLKSPHPKAPHVSAPQGPSRLRTSRLRTSRPLKSPHPKAPHVSAPQGPLTSPHPKAPHVSAPQGPSSLRTPRPLTSPHLKAPHVSAPQDSAPQGPSSLRAPRPLTSPRPKAPHVSAPQGPSRLRAPRPLETPRPKAPRDSAPQGPSRLRAPRPLETPRPKAPRDSAPQGPRDSAPQGPSRLRAPRPSRLRAPRPLETPRPKAPRDSAPKAPRDSAPQGPSRLRAPRPLETPRPKAPRDSAPQGPSSLRAPRPLETPRPKAPRDSAPQGPSRLRAPRPLETPRPKAPRDSAPQGPSRLRAPRPLESPRPKAPRVSPPQGPSSLPTPRPLKAPHVSAPQVSAPQGPSRLRTPRPLTSPHPKAPHVSAPPRPLKSPHPQVSAPQGPSRLRTSRPLKSPHLKAPQVSAPQGPSSLRTPRPPHVSAPQDSAPQDSAPQGPSSLRTPRPLTSPHPKAPHVSAPQGPSRLRTPRPLTSPHPKAPHVSAPQGPSRLRTPRPLTSPHPKAPHVSAPQGPSRLRTPRPLTSPHPKAPHVSAPQGPSRLRTPRPLTSPHPKAPQVSAPQGPSSLRTPRPLKSPHPKAPQVSAPQGPSSLRTPRPLKSPHPKAPQVSTPQGPSSLHTPRPLKSPHPKAPQVSTPQGPSSLRTPRPLKSPHPKAPQVSTPQGPSSLHTPRPLKSPHPKAPQVSEY; encoded by the exons ATGGGCTCTCCCGCTAATTGGAAAGATATCCGGGAACAAAAGACCGACTCCAGCC TCTCCGCACCCCAAGGCCCCTCACGTCTCCGCACCCCAAGGCCCCTCACGTCTCCGCACCCCAAGGCCCCTCACGTCTCCGCACCCCCAAGGCCCCTCACGTCTCCGCACCCCAAGGCCCCTCACGTCTCCGCACCCCCAAGGCCCCTCACGTCTCCGCACCCCCAAGGCCCCTCAAGTCTCCGCACCCTCAAGTCTCCGCACCCCAAGGCCCCTCACGTCTCCGCACCTCAAGGCCCCTCAAGTCTCCGCACCCCAAGGCCCCTCAAGTCTCCGCACCCCAAGGCCCCTCAAGTCTCCGCACCCCAAGGCCCCTCAAGTCTCCGCACCCCAAGGCCCCTCAAGTCTCCGCACCCCAAGGCCCCTCAAGTCTCCGCACCCCAAGGCCCCTCAAGTCTCCGCACCCCAAGGCCCCTCAAGTCTCCGCACCCCAAGGCCCCTCACGTCTCCGCACCTCAAGGCCCCTCACGTCTCCGCACCTCAAGACTCCGCACCTCAAGGCCCCTCAAGTCTCCGCACCCCAAGGCCCCTCACGTCTCCGCACCCCAAGGCCCCCTCACGTCTCCGCACCCCAAGGCCCCTCACGTCTCCGCACCCCAAGGCCCCTCAAGTCTCCGCACCCCAAGGCCCCTCACGTCTCCGCACCTCAAGGCCCCTCACGTCTCCGCACCTCAAGACTCCGCACCTCAAGGCCCCTCAAGTCTCCGCGCCCCAAGGCCCCTCACGTCTCCGCGCCCCAAGGCCCCTCACGTCTCCGCGCCCCAAGGCCCCTCACGTCTCCGCGCCCCAAGGCCCCTCGAGACTCCGCGCCCCAAGGCCCCTCGAGACTCCGCGCCCCAAGGCCCCTCGAGACTCCGCGCCCCAAGGCCCCTCGAGACTCCGCGCCCCAAGGCCCCCCGAGACTCCGCGCCCCAAGGCCCTCGAGACTCCGCGCCCCAAGGCCCCTCGAGACTCCGCGCCCCAAGGCCCTCGAGACTCCGCGCCCCAAGGCCCCTCGAGACTCCGCGCCCCAAGGCCCCTCGAGACTCCGCGCCCAAGGCCCCTCGAGACTCCGCGCCCCAAGGCCCCTCGAGACTCCGCGCCCCAAGGCCCCTCGAGACTCCGCGCCCCAAGGCCCCTCGAGACTCCGCGCCCCAAGGCCCCTCGAGTCTCCGCGCCCCAAGGCCCCTCGAGACTCCGCGCCCCAAGGCCCCTCGAGACTCCGCGCCCCAAGGCCCCTCGAGACTCCGCGCCCCAAGGCCCCTCGAGACTCCGCGCCCCAAGGCCCCTCGAGACTCCGCGCCCCAAGGCCCCTCGAGACTCCGCGCCCCAAGGCCCCTCGAGTCTCCGCGCCCCAAGGCCCCTCGAGTCTCCCCGCCCCAAGGCCCCTCGAGTCTCCCCACCCCAAGGCCTCTCAAGGCCCCTCACGTCTCCGCACCCCAAGTCTCCGCACCCCAAGGCCCCTCACGTCTCCGCACCCCAAGGCCCCTCACGTCTCCGCACCCCAAGGCCCCTCACGTCTCCGCACCCCCAAGGCCCCTCAAGTCTCCGCACCCTCAAGTCTCCGCACCCCAAGGCCCCTCACGTCTCCGCACCTCAAGGCCCCTCAAGTCTCCGCACCTCAAGGCCCCTCAAGTCTCCGCACCCCAAGGCCCCTCAAGTCTCCGCACCCCAAGGCCCCCTCACGTCTCCGCACCTCAAGACTCCGCACCTCAAGACTCCGCACCTCAAGGCCCCTCAAGTCTCCGCACCCCAAGGCCCCTCACGTCTCCGCACCCCAAGGCCCCTCACGTCTCCGCACCCCAAGGCCCCTCACGTCTCCGCACCCCAAGGCCCCTCACGTCTCCGCACCCCAAGGCCCCTCACGTCTCCGCACCCCAAGGCCCCTCACGTCTCCGCACCCCAAGGCCCCTCACGTCTCCGCACCCCAAGGCCCCTCACGTCTCCGCACCCCAAGGCCCCTCACGTCTCCGCACCCCAAGGCCCCTCACGTCTCCGCACCCCAAGGCCCCTCACGTCTCCGCACCCCAAGGCCCCTCACGTCTCCGCACCCCAAGGCCCCTCACGTCTCCGCACCCCAAGGCCCCTCAAGTCTCCGCACCCCAAGGCCCCTCAAGTCTCCGCACCCCAAGGCCCCTCAAGTCTCCGCACCCCAAGGCCCCTCAAGTCTCCGCACCCCAAGGCCCCTCAAGTCTCCGCACCCCAAGGCCCCTCAAGTCTCCGCACCCCAAGGCCCCTCAAGTCTCCACACCCCAAGGCCCCTCAAGTCTCCACACCCCAAGGCCCCTCAAGTCTCCACACCCCAAGGCCCCTCAAGTCTCCACACCCCAAGGCCCCTCAAGTCTCCGCACCCCAAGGCCCCTCAAGTCTCCACACCCCAAGGCCCCTCAAGTCTCCACACCCCAAGGCCCCTCAAGTCTCCACACCCCAAGGCCCCTCAAGTCTCCACACCCCAAGGCCCCTCAAGTCTCTGAGTATTGA